In Montipora capricornis isolate CH-2021 chromosome 4, ASM3666992v2, whole genome shotgun sequence, a single genomic region encodes these proteins:
- the LOC138047045 gene encoding N-acylglucosamine 2-epimerase-like → MPGVHRDKLENYLSRMEEELDRTMNFWLDYSRDVRNGGYYVCLARDGKVYDDSKYGWLEGKQVWMYSKLYNESAKYGNVKILKAALSGGEFLLNHIKRPEDGRCYFQVTAEGEPIKIQRTLFTECFYALAMAELARASSLTKYREEAVKMLSLVTHWARIDDTQLGRPKLSGQEEANPIAVPMMLLYVIEEVCREDEALHQTYSEDQEWAVQQILNHLQRRGQVVLEKVSEDGREISGSEGRLINPGHAIQAGWFLLQYATRKKNEQLAKIAIDKFIMQSFEIGWDDMYGGIIYMLDANGYSPTQLEWNMKLWWPHADALIAFLMAYKETRDENFIKKFDLVFQYTFSHFSDPKYGEWFGYLNQKGEVTHTFKGGPFKGCFHVPRCLHMCIKILKELLKGKTVTNGLSNGGLTNGTDDT, encoded by the exons ATGCCGGGTGTTCATCGAGACAAGCTGGAGAACTACTTGTCTCGAATGGAGGAGGAACTTGATAGAACGATGAACTTCTGGCTGGATTACTCTCGTGATGTGAGAAATGG TGGTTACTACGTTTGCCTTGCGAGAGACGGCAAAGTGTACGATGATTCAAAGTATGGTTGGCTCGAAGGAAAACAG GTATGGATGTACTCAAAACTTTACAACGAATCTGCAAAGTACGGAAATGTAAAGATACTAAAAGCTGCATTGTCAG GTGGAGAATTTCTCTTGAACCACATCAAGCGACCAGAGGACGGAAGATGTTACTTTCAAGTCACAGCGGAAGGGGAGCCGATCAAAATTCAAAGAACATTATTCACTGAATGTTTCTACGCTCTAGCGATGGCTGAACTTGCAAGAGCAAGCAGTCTCACCAAATACAGG GAGGAAGCTGTAAAAATGTTATCTCTGGTGACACACTGGGCGCGCATTGACGACACACAATTAGGTCGACCCAAGCTGTCTGGTCAGGAGGAAGCAAACCCAATAGCAGTGCCTATGATGCTGTTGTACGTGATTGAAGAGGTTTGCCGCGAGGACGAAGCTCTTCATCAGACTTACAGTGAGGACCAGGAATGGGCAGTGCAACAAATTTTAAATCACTTGCAG AGAAGGGGGCAGGTTGTTCTTGAAAAAGTCTCCGAAGACGGAAGAGAAATCTCCGGCTCAGAAGGTCGACTCATCAACCCTGGACACGCTATCCAAGCAGGATGGTTCCTTCTTCAGTACGCTACACGCAAAAAGAACGAGCAGTTAGCGAAGATTGCCATTGACAAGTTCATCATGCAGTCATTCGAGATCGGATGGGATGACATGTATGGAGGAATTATATATATGCTGGATGCAAACGGTTACTCTCCAACTCAACTTGAATGGAATATGAAGCTTTGGTGGCCGCATGCTGACGCTCTTATCGCATTCCTTATGGCGTACAAGGAAACCAGAGATGAAAACTTCATAAAGAAATTTGATCTTGTGTTTCAATACACCTTCTCACAT TTTTCTGATCCGAAGTATGGCGAGTGGTTTGGTTACCTTAATCAGAAAGGAGAGGTTACACACACATTCAAGGGAGGACCATTCAAAG GTTGTTTTCATGTGCCTCGTTGCCTTCACATGTGCATCAAAATACTCAAAGAACTGCTGAAAGGAAAAACGGTGACAAATGGCTTATCGAATGGCGGATTAACCAATGGAACAGACGACACTTAA
- the LOC138047054 gene encoding small ribosomal subunit protein mS23-like translates to MPGARHLRGTVASRVRNLLRAGAITKAWEPVWFPVVEAFPPLTDTKVNRRAEAGRMQKITYPEDKIRNQFYERFETKQPLYLWGDNDPSHCDRFVETCLQLAKEGLNDEEAIEKATNTLEFHKMTRGVHLDQEPLESVNATLDTKDHEEDLLDSEYPELPNFYN, encoded by the exons ATGCCAGGAGCAAGGCACTTGAGAGGCACTGTAGCTTCAAG GGTTCGAAATCTTCTTCGTGCAGGAGCCATCACAAAAGCCTGGGAACCTGTTTGGTTTCCGGTTGTGGAAGCTTTTCCACCTTTAACAGACACCAAAGTGAACAGGAGGGCAGAAGCAGGAAGGATGCAGAAAATAACGTACCCTGAGGATAAGATCAGAAA CCAATTTTATGAGAGATTTGAAACAAAACAGCCTCTGTACCTTTGGGGGGATAATGATCCCTCTCACTGTGACAG ATTTGTAGAGACTTGTTTGCAACTTGCAAAAGAAGGACTGAATGACGAAGAAGCCATTGAAAAAGCTACAAACACACTGGAATTTCACAAGATGACAAGAGGTGTGCACCTTGACCAG GAACCTTTGGAAAGTGTAAATGCCACATTGGATACAAAAGACCATGAAGAAGATTTGTTAGATTCTGAATACCCAGAGCTGCCTAATTTTTACAATTGA